The Mycolicibacterium boenickei genome has a segment encoding these proteins:
- a CDS encoding DUF3097 domain-containing protein has protein sequence MTDRYGSDILSRNPHKPKLTRSTEQPAEKGLVVEDAQSGYVGAVVRIEGGRVELEDRRGKVRAFPMGPGFLIDGKPVSLVVPKRTAAPARTASGSVAVPNAKARVALASRIYVEGRHDAELVEQVWGADLRIEGVVVEYLGGVDDLADIVAEFAPGPGRRLGVLVDHLVTGSKEARIAEAVRRGPGGEHTLVVGHPFVDIWQSVKPARLGMKAWPTIPRNVEWKHGICEALGWPHHDQADIARAWQRIRGRVRDWNDLEPALIGRVEELIDFVTAPA, from the coding sequence GTGACTGATCGCTACGGTTCCGACATCCTGTCCCGAAACCCGCACAAGCCCAAGCTGACTCGCTCCACGGAACAGCCCGCGGAAAAGGGCCTGGTCGTCGAGGACGCCCAGAGCGGCTACGTGGGTGCGGTGGTGCGGATCGAGGGCGGCCGGGTCGAGCTCGAAGACCGCCGGGGCAAAGTCCGGGCCTTCCCGATGGGGCCGGGTTTCCTGATCGACGGCAAGCCGGTGAGCCTCGTGGTGCCCAAACGGACCGCGGCACCGGCCCGCACGGCGTCCGGATCGGTCGCGGTACCCAATGCCAAGGCCCGCGTCGCGCTCGCCAGCCGGATCTACGTCGAGGGCCGCCACGACGCCGAGCTCGTCGAGCAGGTCTGGGGCGCCGATCTGCGCATCGAGGGCGTTGTCGTCGAATACCTCGGCGGCGTCGACGACCTGGCCGACATCGTGGCCGAGTTCGCGCCCGGACCGGGCCGCAGGCTGGGGGTTCTGGTCGATCACCTGGTCACCGGCTCCAAGGAAGCGCGAATCGCCGAGGCGGTGCGGCGCGGCCCGGGCGGTGAGCACACGCTGGTGGTCGGGCACCCGTTCGTCGACATCTGGCAGTCCGTCAAGCCGGCCCGGCTCGGGATGAAGGCCTGGCCGACGATCCCGCGCAACGTGGAATGGAAACACGGCATTTGTGAGGCGCTGGGCTGGCCGCACCACGACCAGGCCGACATCGCCCGGGCCTGGCAGCGGATCCGCGGCCGGGTCCGCGACTGGAACGACCTGGAGCCCGCGCTGATCGGCCGGGTCGAGGAGCT
- a CDS encoding DMT family transporter encodes MSWLLLGLAGLVEIAWSQSIKPTDGFTRPLPTVVCVAIGALSVYLLSLAMRGLPVGTAYAVFTGIGAVGAIALGVLIHRDPLSAGRALALSMIVGGIVLARLTNPD; translated from the coding sequence ATGAGTTGGCTGCTACTGGGCCTGGCGGGACTGGTCGAGATCGCCTGGTCGCAGAGCATCAAGCCGACCGACGGATTCACCCGGCCGCTGCCCACCGTCGTCTGTGTGGCGATCGGGGCCCTGTCGGTGTATCTGCTGTCGCTGGCGATGCGGGGCCTTCCGGTCGGCACCGCATACGCCGTCTTCACCGGCATCGGTGCGGTCGGTGCGATCGCGCTCGGTGTGTTGATCCACCGTGACCCGCTGAGCGCGGGGCGCGCGCTCGCCCTGTCGATGATCGTCGGCGGGATCGTGCTCGCCCGGCTCACGAATCCCGACTGA